The DNA sequence CCGTTTGCCGATCTGGCGGCGGAACGTGGCTACCTCAAACCTGGTTCCTGTCCTTCCGGGCTGCGGCCTTTGCTCAAACGCTTGGCCGGGCTGCCCGGTGATCTGATCCAGGTGGACCGGGACGGAATCCGCGTTACGCCTGCCGGTTCTCCCGTGGCCTGCCTGTGGCTGGAAAGCCGGATCAAGACTGTGGACCGGCACGGGCGGCCGGTGGTTTCCGCGCTGACCTCCGGCGTCATTCCGGCGGGGTCTGCCCTGGTCCTGGGCGAACATCCCGGCAGTTTCGATAGCCGTTATTTCGGCCTTGTGCCGCTGGACTCGCTCCGGCGCACGGTGCCGGTTTTTGTCTGGACTCCAAAGGAGAAGAATCATGACTGACAAGGAAAAAGACTACTTGAAAGCCGCCGTCAATGTGGTGGCGCAACAGGTGACGGACAATCCGCTTTGGGGTGGCGTGGCCGTCGATCCTGACGTGGCCGACTGGATGGGCGCGTTCACGGAATCCGCCGTGACGCTGGCCGATCTTGCGGACGATGTTCTTTTGAGCGTCAACGCTCAGGGGGATGTAGTCTATGAAGGATGACAAGCCCAAACGTCCCCCGTTCCATGTAGAGTTTGCGGAAAAAATCATAGAACGCCTGAAAGAAGGGACCGCGCCTTGGCAAAAACCTTGGGAAGACGGCGGGCAAATCGTTGCGCCGCATAATCCCGTTTCCGGCACGGTTTACAGGGGGGTGAACCGGGTTGGGTTGGCTTTGTCCGGCTATGACGATCCCCGGTGGATGACATATAAACAGGCACAAGAGGCGGGGTATCAGGTCCAGGCCGGGAGTAAATCCACGCCCGTGGTGTTTTATCAGTGGACGCGGGAAAAAGATAAAATGGATGAGAACGGCAATCCGGTCCTGGGGGAAGACGGCAAGCCGGAAAAGGTCCATGTCTATCTGGATCGGCCTATTGTGCGTTTCGCCCATGTTTTCAATGCGGAACAGATAGACGGGGACTTGCCGCCGCTCTCGTTGACGAAAAATCCCCATAAATGGGAACCGCTGGAAAAGGCGGAAAGCATCCTGGCTGCCTCCGGCTCGACCATCAAACACGATCAAAGCAATCGTGCCTTTTACCGGCCTTTGATGGATGAAATCCACCTCCCGCCCAAAGTGAATTTTGACGAACCGGGCAAGTATTACGCCACAGCGCTACATGAGCTTGGTCACTGGACAGGCCATGAATCCCGCCTGAATCGGGAAGGTGGACCGTTCGGCTCAGAACCTTACGCCAAGGAAGAGTTGCGGGCGGAAATCGCTTCATGGATGCTCGGACAAGACATAGGCGTCCGCCACGATCCTGATCAGCATGTGGCCTATGTCGCCTCCTGGATCAAAGCCCTTGAGGAAGACCCTTCTGAAATCATGCGGGCTTGCCGGGATGCCGAACAAATCAAGGAATACGTCCTGGGACTGGAACGGGACAAGGAACTTGGAGACGAGCGCGTCAAAACGCCGGAAGTCGAGCGGCCCGATACGCCGGAACCCATAGCGGCTATGGGAACGCCGGATGGGGCGCAGGAACAATCCGCGCCGTCACGTCCAGCCCCGGAAAAAACTTGGTTGTCTGTGCCATACCGCGAAAAGGAACAGGCCAAAAGCCTGGGCGCGAAATGGGATACCACGGAAAAAAGTTGGTATGCGCCAAAAGGGGCGGATTTAGCCAAACTGGCCGCATGGCTGCCGGAACATGCGCGGGGTAAAGCGCCGGAACCTGCTTCCCCGGAACCCGTGGCGGCAATGGGCGTACCGGAACCGGCGCGGAAAACGGCTGCGGAAAAAGTTTGGTTGGTTGTGCCGTTTCGGGAAAAGGAACAGGCCAAACGTCTGGGCGCAAAGTGGGACCGGTCGGAAAAATGTTGGTTCGCCCCGGAAGGCGCGGACCAGGGGGCGCTTTCTCGTTGGCTGCCGGAACCGGGTAAGAGTCCCGTGCGTGTGCCGGGGTTGTCGCCAGAAGCCGAATTTGCCCGGATGCTGGACGAGGCGGGCTTTGATATGCAGGGACGGGAACCCGTCATGGATGGAAAAATTCACCGCGTCCCGCTGCTCGGCAAACTGGCCAACCCCGGACGGGCTGACGGTGCCTATTGCGGCTATCTGGATCATCTCCCGGCCGGATGGGCACAAAACCATATTACCGGGGAAGTGTTGCACTGGTCAGCAACAGGCCATGTCATGACGCCGGAAGAATCGGCGGAACGGCGGGCGGCAATGGAGCAGCAGCGGGAAGAGCGGGAACAGAGTATGCGGGAGTCTCGAAACGCGGTAGCGAAAGAATGCCGGGACTTGTGGGACAAACTGGAATCGGCTTCGCCGGATGCTCACTATCTCAAGGAAAAGGGAGTGCCGTCCTTTGGCCTGCGACAAGATCAAAATGGTTTTCTGGCGGTCCCTCTGCGGAATACTGCGGATGAGCTGCGCGGCTTTCAATCTATTTCGCCGGAAGGGGAAAAGCGTTTCAAAGTCGGCATGGAAAAAAAGGGAAATTTTCATACCATAGCGGCGGAAGGCAAAGACTTCTCGCAAGGGGAAATCCTGATCTGCGAAGGCTACGCCACGGGTGCAAGTTTGCACATGGCCACGGAAAAACCGGTGGCCGTGGCGTTGGATTCCGGCAACCTGGAACCCGTGGCCAAAGCCCTGCGGGAAAAATTCCCGCAAGCGCAAATCACCATTTGCGCGGATAACGATCACGCGCTCAAACGGAACGGCAAACCTTACAACGTGGGTATGGAAAAAGCCAAAGCCGCCGCCCTAGCCGTGGGCGGCAAAGTGGCGGCTCCGGTGTTCAATGAGGAGGAAAAGGCAAAAGGCTTGACGGATTTCAACGATCTGCACAAGTCGCGGGGGATTAAGGAAGTACAAAAACAAGTCGGCCTATCCCTTCTCCATGATCAGGGAAAGACACGGGAACTGTCTTTATGAACGTGCATTTTTCCAGCCGTAAAACCGATTGGGCAACACCTTGGACGCTTTTCCGGCAATGGGACACACTGCAAGGCCCATTCACGCTGGACGTGTGTGCCACAGCCGAAAATGCCAAATGTGGGCATTTCTTTTCCCCGAAAGACGACGGACTCTCTCAAAATTGGAGCGGTGTTTGCTGGATGAACCCGCCATATGGACGTGCTATTTCGCACTGGATCGCCAAAGCGGTTGTGGAGGTGAACACAGCCGGGGTCAGGCGTGTTGTTTGTCTTCTCCCCGCGCGGACAGATACCGCATGGTGGCATACCTTTGTTATTCCGCATGGCGCTGTGCGGTTTCTGCGGGGACGGATACGCTTCGAGGGCGCGGCACATCCCGCACCGTTTCCCAGTGCTATTGTCGTCTTTAATAACCCAAGCCTACAATTTCTGCGGGACACGCGCCCCAACCTCGCGCCGCCTGACGGCCTTTTAAGGAAAAGTCATGTGCGCGAAATTGTTGATTCTTGAGTCTCCCGGCAAGGTGAAAAAAGTACAGTCGTTCCTTGGCCCGGATTGGAAAGTGGTTGCTTCTGTCGGGCATGTCCGCGATCTGCCGGTCAAGGAAATGGGCGTGGCCGCACCGGATTTCAAGCCGCACTATCAGCCCACGGAGCGCGGGGCGGATGTGTTGAAACGGCTAGGGGCGCTGGCAAAACAGGCCGATGTTGTTTATCTGGCCACGGACCCGGATAGAGAAGGGGAAGCTATCGCGTGGCATGTGGCCGATGCCCTGAAACTGAAGGACGCAAAGCGCGTCACCTATGGAGAAATCACGGAAAGCGCGGTCAAGGCCGCTGTCCAGAGTCCCCGCGCCATTGATATGGCTTTGGTGGCCGCGCAAGAGGGGCGGCGCGTTCTGGATCGCTTTTGCGGGTATCTGGTGTCCGGCCCGCTCTCCCGCGCCGTGGGTACGCGCCTTTCTGCCGGGCGCGTCCAGAGTCCGGCCTTACGGTTGGTGGTCGAACGGGAACGGGCAATCACTTCCTTTGTGAGTGTCACGCATTACGGGGCGGAACTGAGCTTTGAGGGCTGGAAAGCGGCCTGGGTGGTCAAGTCGTGGATTGAGCCGGGACAAGAATATTTCAGGATCAAGCCCTGGCAGAAAAAATGGCGGGCCTGCGCTCCTTGGAAATCCTGGACTGTGAAGAATCGGAAGCCCGCGTCGCGCCTCCGACTCCGTTCACAACGTCCAGCCTGCAACAGGCCGCCAGCAATGCCCTAAAATTCAAACCGAAACAAACTATGTCTCTGGCGCAAGCCCTCTATGAGCAAGGCCACATTACCTATATGCGGACGGATTCTCCTAATCTCTCGCAAGAGGCCGTAGCGGTGATCCGCGCCTATGCCGATGGGCAAGGCTGGCCGCTGCCGGACAAGCCGCGTACCTGGAAGGCCAAAGACGGGGCACAAGAGGCGCATGAGGCGATCCGGCCTACTCATATAGAAGAGGAAGACGCCGGGGAAACGGCCGATGAAAAAGCCCTATACCGGCTGATCCGCGTTCGCGCCCTGGCATCACAGTTGGCGGATTCCGTCTACGCCGTGCGCCTGCTCCGGCTATCTGCGGATGTGGACGGCAAACAAGCCACGTTTGAGGCCAAAGGCCGGACCCTACAGGAACAAGGGTGGAAAGTGCTTCTGGCTGCGGATGAGGCCACCAAAGACGACGCGGAAGACGAGCCGGACAATCCCGTCCCGGCGCTGCAATCCGGCGCACAGGTCACGGCGCTTTCCGGCCGTGTCCTGACGAAAAAGACAAAGCCGCCCACGCGCTACACGCTGGCGAGTCTGGTGCGGGAATTGGAAAATAGAGGAATAGGCCGTCCGTCTACGTTCGCGGCCATTTTGGACACTATCCAAACCCGTGAATACATCAAAGAAGAAAAACGCTATCTGGTGCCTACTCCCTTGGGGGTACAGGTGGTGGATGCCCTGGTGAATGCGTTTTCCTTCGTTGATTATGCGTTCACCAAAGAAATGGAACAGGCGCTTGATGATATTGCCAGCGGCAAGACGAAATATCAGCAAGTTGTCGCTACGGCTTTCAATCGGCTGATGGATGAGGTGACGCGCTTTGACTCAGCACATGCCGTGCTCTGCCCAGAGTGCCAAAGCCCCAAACTGCGGCATATAGTCAAAGAGGACACAAAAAATGTGCGCGGCTATGACTTCTTCGCCTGTCCCGACTGTGAAGCCACGTTTCCGAATGTGGACGGCAAGCCTGGCCCGAAACAGGATCGGAAAAAGCCGGAACTGTCGGAATACAAATGCGGGGAATGCGGCAAGCCTCTGATCCGTCGCATGGGGACGACCCAAAATGGCAAGCCGTATGATTTCTTCGGCTGCTCCGGCTTCCCGAAATGTAAAGCCAAGTATGAGGTGAAAGACAGCAAACCTGTATAATACCTAATTGTGGTTCCAGAATTTTTTTGGGGAATATCACCAAAAATTGATTTCCTATTCTTGACCTCCAATCTTTAGAAATTATTCTATAAAAATATCTATATTTGGAGGTATCTATGAACAAGAAAGTCTCTAGTGAAGAAATGGCCAGTTTAGCATCGGAAGTTTTGCGAGACAAAGGAGCGTCCAAAGTTCAGAAAACTCTCGCCGGTTCTGTTCTGTCACAAGCTGCAAGTGGAAAAGAAACAGGCGCAGATATGGAAGCATTGGCCTCTAGGGTGCTTCAAAGTGACAAGTATGCCGACACCACGCAATCCTTAGCAGGGTCAGTCCTTTCTCAATCGAATAAAAATCGCTGACCGTCAGAAAGGCCCGCGCTCCCTAACGGAACGCGGGCCTTTCCGTCAATCAATGGCGGCGTAAATCTTCCCGGCTTCGGGGTGGCAATCAATATACTCCA is a window from the Desulfovibrio legallii genome containing:
- the traF gene encoding conjugative transfer signal peptidase TraF translates to MPVISMRPNRLATLALSGAALILLCLWAWGAGYRCNPTPSLPVGLYRLAAGTPQRGEPVAICLSGPFADLAAERGYLKPGSCPSGLRPLLKRLAGLPGDLIQVDRDGIRVTPAGSPVACLWLESRIKTVDRHGRPVVSALTSGVIPAGSALVLGEHPGSFDSRYFGLVPLDSLRRTVPVFVWTPKEKNHD
- a CDS encoding zincin-like metallopeptidase domain-containing protein, which translates into the protein MKDDKPKRPPFHVEFAEKIIERLKEGTAPWQKPWEDGGQIVAPHNPVSGTVYRGVNRVGLALSGYDDPRWMTYKQAQEAGYQVQAGSKSTPVVFYQWTREKDKMDENGNPVLGEDGKPEKVHVYLDRPIVRFAHVFNAEQIDGDLPPLSLTKNPHKWEPLEKAESILAASGSTIKHDQSNRAFYRPLMDEIHLPPKVNFDEPGKYYATALHELGHWTGHESRLNREGGPFGSEPYAKEELRAEIASWMLGQDIGVRHDPDQHVAYVASWIKALEEDPSEIMRACRDAEQIKEYVLGLERDKELGDERVKTPEVERPDTPEPIAAMGTPDGAQEQSAPSRPAPEKTWLSVPYREKEQAKSLGAKWDTTEKSWYAPKGADLAKLAAWLPEHARGKAPEPASPEPVAAMGVPEPARKTAAEKVWLVVPFREKEQAKRLGAKWDRSEKCWFAPEGADQGALSRWLPEPGKSPVRVPGLSPEAEFARMLDEAGFDMQGREPVMDGKIHRVPLLGKLANPGRADGAYCGYLDHLPAGWAQNHITGEVLHWSATGHVMTPEESAERRAAMEQQREEREQSMRESRNAVAKECRDLWDKLESASPDAHYLKEKGVPSFGLRQDQNGFLAVPLRNTADELRGFQSISPEGEKRFKVGMEKKGNFHTIAAEGKDFSQGEILICEGYATGASLHMATEKPVAVALDSGNLEPVAKALREKFPQAQITICADNDHALKRNGKPYNVGMEKAKAAALAVGGKVAAPVFNEEEKAKGLTDFNDLHKSRGIKEVQKQVGLSLLHDQGKTRELSL
- a CDS encoding DNA N-6-adenine-methyltransferase, translated to MNVHFSSRKTDWATPWTLFRQWDTLQGPFTLDVCATAENAKCGHFFSPKDDGLSQNWSGVCWMNPPYGRAISHWIAKAVVEVNTAGVRRVVCLLPARTDTAWWHTFVIPHGAVRFLRGRIRFEGAAHPAPFPSAIVVFNNPSLQFLRDTRPNLAPPDGLLRKSHVREIVDS
- a CDS encoding toprim domain-containing protein, with translation MCAKLLILESPGKVKKVQSFLGPDWKVVASVGHVRDLPVKEMGVAAPDFKPHYQPTERGADVLKRLGALAKQADVVYLATDPDREGEAIAWHVADALKLKDAKRVTYGEITESAVKAAVQSPRAIDMALVAAQEGRRVLDRFCGYLVSGPLSRAVGTRLSAGRVQSPALRLVVERERAITSFVSVTHYGAELSFEGWKAAWVVKSWIEPGQEYFRIKPWQKKWRACAPWKSWTVKNRKPASRLRLRSQRPACNRPPAMP
- a CDS encoding type IA DNA topoisomerase; this translates as MEILDCEESEARVAPPTPFTTSSLQQAASNALKFKPKQTMSLAQALYEQGHITYMRTDSPNLSQEAVAVIRAYADGQGWPLPDKPRTWKAKDGAQEAHEAIRPTHIEEEDAGETADEKALYRLIRVRALASQLADSVYAVRLLRLSADVDGKQATFEAKGRTLQEQGWKVLLAADEATKDDAEDEPDNPVPALQSGAQVTALSGRVLTKKTKPPTRYTLASLVRELENRGIGRPSTFAAILDTIQTREYIKEEKRYLVPTPLGVQVVDALVNAFSFVDYAFTKEMEQALDDIASGKTKYQQVVATAFNRLMDEVTRFDSAHAVLCPECQSPKLRHIVKEDTKNVRGYDFFACPDCEATFPNVDGKPGPKQDRKKPELSEYKCGECGKPLIRRMGTTQNGKPYDFFGCSGFPKCKAKYEVKDSKPV